Within Planctomycetia bacterium, the genomic segment CAATGAAACGACGAACACCGCCGGCCAGGATCCGCTGTCGGCGATTCGAGCGCTGAGTTCGTTGGCAACAGCCGACGGTACGGCAGTCCTAGTGCTGCATAACTTCCATCGGTTCCTGCAATCCGCCGAGATCGTGCAAGCCCTAGTTCGACAGATCATCAACGGCAAGCAGCACCGGACTTTCCTGGTAGTGCTCGCGCCCCTCGTTCAAATCCCGCTCGAACTCGAAAAACTGTTCGTCGTCGTGCCGCATGAGCTCCCGGGCCGCGAGCAGCTGCTGGAAATCGCCCGTGGGATCGCAACGGAAGCCGGTGAGTTGCCGGAAGGTGCGGCGCTCGAAACCGTGCTCGACTCCGCGGCGGGCCTGACGCGTTACGAGGCCGAAGGGGCGTTCAGCTTGTCGTTGGTCCGCCATGACCGGATTCAGGCCGAAGCGGTCTGGGAGTTGAAGGCGGGAATGCTCAAGAAAAGCGGCCTGTTGTCGCTGCACCGCAGCGACGACGACTTTGCGAGTTTGGGTGGACTCTCGGCGCTCAAGGCCTTTTGCAAACGAGCGCTGCTGCAACCGGGGCGGGGCAATCCGCTGAAGCGTCCGCGAGGCGTGCTCTTGCTCTCCCCGCCGGGCTGCGGCAAGTCGCAGTTCTGCAAAGCGCTCGGTAAGGAGACCGGTCGGCCGGTCTTGATCCTCGACGTCGGGACGCTGATGGGATCGCTCGTCGGTCAGACCGAAGAGCGGACGCGGCAGGCGCTGCGGATCATCGAAGCGATGGCCCCGTGCGTGCTGATGGTCGACGAGGTCGAGAAGGCGTTCG encodes:
- a CDS encoding AAA family ATPase; translated protein: MTLSQRFAEYVRACFTGIWIESHEHQDALAEIAGLCRRESWRLATWDIDRGLDVGGNETTNTAGQDPLSAIRALSSLATADGTAVLVLHNFHRFLQSAEIVQALVRQIINGKQHRTFLVVLAPLVQIPLELEKLFVVVPHELPGREQLLEIARGIATEAGELPEGAALETVLDSAAGLTRYEAEGAFSLSLVRHDRIQAEAVWELKAGMLKKSGLLSLHRSDDDFASLGGLSALKAFCKRALLQPGRGNPLKRPRGVLLLSPPGCGKSQFCKALGKETGRPVLILDVGTLMGSLVGQTEERTRQALRIIEAMAPCVLMVDEVEKAFAGVGGSGSADSGVSARMFGAFLSWLNDHESDIFTVCTANDVSKLPPEFTRAGRFDGVFFLDLPERGEKDAIWRMYLTQYQLDRSQRLPDDAQWTGAEIKSCCRLAALLDLPLAQAAENVVPVAVTAAEAVERLRTWAGGRCLSADRGGIYRREASASSSRRRVTRDASQN